The Panicum virgatum strain AP13 chromosome 5K, P.virgatum_v5, whole genome shotgun sequence genome has a window encoding:
- the LOC120709621 gene encoding uncharacterized protein LOC120709621: MAATTAAAAGLNMKLLVDTKAQRMLFAEASKDVVDFLFSLLALPVGTAVKLLGEESMVGCVGNLHASVGVLDDAYVLSGASRNSLLRPPWPRRRPSPAAPSSACRRPAPPQHRPVQTNSSDPAGEVQFLPSAGSRQPAEQEESPRGGGGDDGFVQAVVTYTVMDDLTVKPMSAVTSITLLTTFAVADLAALQERTVRIGHAEALGILKASLQSKTVLTDVFLNKKAAPGDA, from the exons ATGGCGGCAacaactgccgccgccgcggggcttaACATGAAGCTCCTCGTCGACACCAAGGCGCAGCGCATGCTGTTCGCGGAGGCGAGCAAGGACGTCGTCgacttcctcttctccctcctcgcCCTGCCCGTCGGCACGGCCGTCAAGCTGCTCGGGGAGGAGTCTATGGTCGGCTGCGTCGGCAACCTCCACGCCAGCGTCGGCGTGCTCGACGATGCCTACGTCCTGTCCGGCGCCTCCAGGAACTCCCTTCTCCGCCCACcgtggcctcgccggcggccatcaCCGGCTGCTCCCTCTTCGGCTTGCcggcgccccgccccgccccagcACCGCCCCGTCCAAACAAATTCTTCAGATCCGGCGGGA GAGGTGCAGTTCCTCCCATCTGCCGGGTCGCGGCAGCCGGCGGAACAGGAAGAgtcgccccgcggcggcggtggcgacgacgGGTTCGTGCAGGCCGTCGTGACGTATACGGTGATGGACGACCTCACCGTGAAGCCCATGTCCGCCGTCACCAGCATCACCCTGCTCACCACCTTCGCCGTGGCAGACCTCGCCGCGCTCCAGGAGAGGACCGTGCGGATCGGCCACGCTGAG GCTTTGGGGATCCTCAAGGCCTCGCTGCAGTCCAAGACTGTCCTCACCGATGTTTTCCTCAATAAGAAGGCAGCTCCCGGCGATGCTTGA
- the LOC120709622 gene encoding uncharacterized protein LOC120709622 — protein sequence MRAPLALLLDEHLDDHQVAVRIPWPTRWTRDKKLAASPAVAVEKKKNARPFPAVLIVSLWALLNAAIILVCFASATVLVDHYHVNPPWWLVCEGTELTAARAAALSAIFHGALWCSAAAAAAAAPALLLPDSRRRSRWALACAALAATAATHLMWATATTLFLTAAADSCLWWMWIVGIVTLFFAAAGDVVYFLALSSAD from the exons ATGCGGGCGCCCTTGGCCCTGCTGCTAGATGAACATCTTGATGATCATCAG GTAGCAGTTCGGATCCCATGGCCGACAAGATGGACGAGGGACAAGAAGCTGGCAGCTTCTCCGGCGGTGGccgtggagaagaagaagaatgctcGTCCGTTCCCGGCTGTCCTGATCGTCAGTTTATGGGCGCTCCTCAACGCCGCCATCATCCTCGTCTGCTTCGCCTCGGCCACCGTACTGGTCGACCACTACCACGTCAACCCG CCGTGGTGGTTAGTTTGCGAAGGGACCGAGCTGACGGCCGCGAGGGCCGCCGCGTTGAGCGCCATCTTCCACGGGGCGCTGTggtgcagcgcggcggcggccgccgccgcggcgccggcgctgctgctcccggacagccgccgccggagccgctgggccctcgcctgcgccgcgctcgcggccaccgccgccacccaccTCATGTGGGCCACGGCAACGACCCTCTtcctgaccgccgccgccgacagctGCTTGTGGTGGATGTGGATCGTCGGCATCGTGACCTTGTtcttcgcggcggcgggcgacgtcGTCTACTTCCTGGCCCTCTCCTCGGCAGACTAG